In one Sulfitobacter sp. LCG007 genomic region, the following are encoded:
- a CDS encoding UxaA family hydrolase, translating into MADALVLHPRDTVAILPGRAAAGDDPLGIGAPLPKPVAGGHKIAREAMTAGSPVIKFGQIIGTATENIAPGAHVHVHNCTFSAHDQDYHIGVDLDQARAAVPKMEPRNFLGYRRPGGQIGTRNYIALCATVNCSATVIRRAALEVEMSGMLADYPNVDGVCAFAHGTGCGMAMDGPGFPVLDRVLWGHATHPNVGAAIFVGLGCEVMQVARMRQNAEDAGTERFHFLTIQDSGGTRATIDAIKAQVMKLLPLVNDIRRVPCPASDLKLALQCGGSDGLSGITANPALGVASDMLVGLGGTVILSETSEIYGAEQLLLRRVADGETAEKLIDCIRWWERYTEMNGGTMDNNPSPGNKQGGLTTILEKSLGAAAKGGSTPLTAFYAYAERVTAAGFTFMDTPGYDPVSATGQIAGGAQVLCFTTGRGSAFGSKPAPTIKLATNDALYAQMPDDMDINCGDILSKGVSLQEKGREILDMVLAVASGDPSKSEALGLGDNEFVPWQLGCVM; encoded by the coding sequence ATGGCTGACGCCCTCGTTCTTCACCCTCGCGACACGGTCGCCATCCTGCCCGGCCGGGCGGCTGCCGGCGACGACCCTCTCGGCATTGGCGCGCCTCTGCCCAAGCCGGTGGCAGGCGGACACAAAATCGCGCGGGAGGCGATGACAGCGGGCAGCCCGGTGATCAAGTTCGGCCAGATCATCGGCACGGCGACCGAGAATATCGCGCCCGGCGCCCATGTGCATGTGCACAACTGCACCTTCTCGGCCCACGATCAGGACTACCACATCGGGGTCGATCTGGATCAGGCCCGCGCTGCCGTCCCGAAGATGGAGCCGCGCAACTTCCTCGGCTACCGCCGTCCCGGAGGCCAGATCGGCACCCGCAACTACATCGCGCTCTGCGCCACCGTGAACTGCTCGGCCACCGTGATCCGCCGCGCCGCGCTCGAGGTCGAGATGAGCGGGATGCTTGCCGATTATCCCAACGTCGACGGTGTCTGCGCCTTCGCCCATGGCACCGGCTGCGGCATGGCGATGGACGGCCCGGGCTTTCCGGTGCTTGACCGGGTGCTATGGGGTCATGCCACACATCCGAATGTCGGCGCCGCGATCTTCGTCGGGCTCGGCTGCGAGGTCATGCAGGTCGCACGCATGCGCCAGAACGCCGAAGATGCCGGAACCGAGCGCTTCCATTTCCTGACCATTCAGGACTCCGGGGGAACGCGCGCCACCATCGACGCGATCAAGGCGCAGGTGATGAAACTCCTGCCACTGGTCAACGACATCCGGCGCGTGCCCTGCCCCGCTTCGGATCTGAAGCTCGCCCTTCAGTGCGGTGGGTCGGACGGGCTGTCGGGCATCACTGCGAACCCGGCACTGGGCGTCGCCTCGGACATGCTGGTGGGGCTTGGCGGCACCGTGATCCTGTCGGAGACGTCCGAGATCTACGGGGCCGAACAGCTGCTGCTGCGCCGCGTCGCGGACGGGGAGACCGCGGAGAAGCTGATCGACTGCATCCGGTGGTGGGAGCGCTACACCGAGATGAACGGCGGGACGATGGACAACAATCCCTCGCCCGGCAACAAGCAGGGCGGTCTTACGACGATCCTCGAGAAATCGCTGGGCGCGGCGGCCAAGGGCGGCAGCACGCCGCTTACCGCCTTCTACGCCTATGCCGAAAGGGTCACCGCGGCGGGCTTCACCTTCATGGATACGCCAGGCTACGATCCGGTCTCGGCCACGGGCCAGATCGCGGGCGGGGCGCAGGTGCTCTGCTTCACGACCGGCCGGGGGTCCGCCTTCGGCTCCAAGCCCGCCCCGACGATCAAGCTTGCGACGAATGACGCCCTTTACGCCCAGATGCCCGACGACATGGACATCAACTGCGGCGACATCCTGAGCAAGGGCGTGAGCCTGCAGGAGAAGGGACGCGAAATCCTGGACATGGTTCTTGCCGTCGCCTCAGGCGATCCGTCGAAGTCAGAGGCCCTTGGCCTCGGTGACAACGAATTCGTCCCCTGGCAGCTTGGCTGCGTGATGTAG
- a CDS encoding catalase, with protein MVEKKTGPATTNDAGIRVQSDEHSLTIGSDGPIVLHDHYLLEQMANFNRERIPERQPHAKGSGAFGYFETTEDVSRYTKAKVFQKGVRTDTLMRFSTVAGERGSPDTWRDPRGFSVKMYTEEGNFDMVGNNTPVFFVRDPIKFQNFIRSQKRRADNDMRDHDMQWDFWTLSPESAHQVTYLMGDRGIPKTWREMNGYSSHTYSLVNDAGEMFWVKFHFHTDQGDGNAYLSQDEADKLAGSDGDYHRRDLFNAISEGNYPSWTLKWQIMPYEDAKTYRINPFDLTKVWPHADFPLIEVGKLVLDRNPTDFHTEIEQAAFEPNNMVPGVGLSPDKMLLARGFSYADAHRARLGVNYKQIPVNKPQSPVHSYTKDGAMRVENASDPVYAPNSYGGPSAQPLPGAEAGLWYADGDMVRKAYALREDDDDWSQAGDLVRKVMDDGARERLVNNIVGHLCDGVSEKVLERAFEYWRNVDEETGRKVEKGVREKLGGKSDSMGLASAEAISKKHAAE; from the coding sequence ATGGTAGAGAAGAAAACCGGTCCCGCGACCACGAACGACGCGGGCATACGTGTCCAGAGCGATGAGCATTCGCTGACCATCGGCAGTGACGGCCCCATCGTCCTGCACGACCATTATCTCCTGGAGCAGATGGCGAACTTCAACCGCGAGCGCATTCCCGAACGCCAGCCGCATGCGAAGGGCTCGGGCGCATTCGGCTACTTCGAGACCACGGAAGACGTGAGCAGATACACCAAGGCGAAAGTCTTCCAGAAGGGCGTACGGACCGATACGCTGATGCGGTTCTCGACGGTTGCGGGCGAACGCGGGAGCCCGGACACCTGGCGCGACCCGCGCGGCTTTTCGGTGAAGATGTACACCGAGGAAGGCAATTTCGACATGGTGGGCAACAACACCCCCGTGTTCTTCGTGCGCGATCCGATCAAGTTCCAGAACTTCATCCGCAGTCAGAAGCGGCGTGCCGACAACGACATGCGCGACCATGACATGCAGTGGGACTTCTGGACGCTGTCGCCGGAGAGCGCGCATCAGGTGACCTACCTGATGGGCGACCGGGGCATTCCGAAGACCTGGCGCGAGATGAACGGCTATTCGAGCCATACATACTCACTGGTGAACGACGCGGGCGAGATGTTCTGGGTCAAGTTCCACTTCCACACCGATCAGGGCGACGGGAATGCCTACCTGAGCCAGGACGAGGCGGACAAGCTTGCCGGCAGCGACGGCGATTATCACCGGCGCGATCTGTTCAATGCCATCAGCGAGGGCAACTACCCGAGCTGGACGCTCAAGTGGCAGATCATGCCGTACGAGGATGCCAAGACGTATCGCATCAACCCGTTCGATCTCACCAAGGTCTGGCCGCATGCGGATTTCCCGCTGATCGAGGTGGGCAAGCTGGTGCTTGACCGCAATCCGACCGATTTCCACACCGAGATCGAGCAGGCCGCATTCGAGCCCAACAACATGGTCCCCGGCGTCGGGCTGAGCCCCGACAAGATGCTGCTGGCGCGCGGGTTCTCGTACGCGGACGCCCACCGCGCGCGGCTGGGGGTGAACTACAAGCAGATCCCGGTCAACAAGCCGCAGTCCCCGGTCCACAGCTACACCAAGGACGGCGCGATGCGCGTGGAGAACGCCAGCGATCCGGTCTACGCGCCCAACTCCTATGGCGGGCCGTCGGCGCAGCCCCTGCCGGGCGCGGAGGCGGGGCTTTGGTACGCGGACGGAGACATGGTCCGCAAAGCCTACGCCCTGCGTGAGGACGACGACGACTGGAGCCAGGCAGGTGATCTGGTCCGCAAGGTCATGGACGACGGCGCGCGTGAGCGGCTTGTGAACAACATCGTCGGCCATCTTTGCGACGGCGTCAGCGAGAAGGTGCTCGAGCGCGCCTTCGAGTACTGGCGCAACGTCGACGAGGAAACCGGCAGGAAAGTCGAGAAGGGTGTACGCGAAAAGCTCGGCGGCAAGTCCGACTCGATGGGGCTGGCGTCTGCCGAAGCCATCAGCAAGAAGCACGCAGCCGAATAA
- a CDS encoding SulP family inorganic anion transporter, with product MRQPKILTTLQTYDRQQLRADLFAGLTVAMVAIPLSIAIAIASGAEPAQGLVTAIVGGFLISALGGSRVQIGGPTGAFIVVVFGIVAEHGYDGLVTATFMAGFFLLVAGYFRAGRFIDHVPEAVVNGFTIGIAIIIATSQIRDFLGLAIPDLPAEFFAKLRALWEARGTLNVTAFGIAMIAMVLIVWFRRIAPRLPGLIVAVAIASGLAALGGLSVDTIQSRFGDLPNGLPRPHLPVLTCARLAELLPSALVIAFLAGTESLLSAMVADRMIEGHHRPNAELTAQGAANIASALFGGLPATGAIARTATNIRAGGRTPVAGIVHALKVLVVMLVAAPLAGHLAMPALAALLIVTAWNMSEPHKWAEYARAQPGDRALLLLTLVLTVAVDLTVAIGAGVAFGLALRLWRRRSDGSDWNPPER from the coding sequence ATGCGCCAGCCCAAGATCCTGACGACGCTCCAGACCTACGACCGGCAGCAATTGCGCGCCGATCTCTTCGCCGGCCTGACCGTGGCCATGGTCGCGATCCCGCTCAGCATCGCCATCGCCATCGCCTCGGGGGCGGAACCGGCGCAGGGCCTCGTTACGGCGATCGTCGGCGGTTTCCTGATCTCGGCACTCGGCGGCAGTCGCGTGCAGATCGGGGGACCCACGGGCGCCTTCATCGTCGTCGTCTTCGGGATCGTCGCCGAGCATGGATATGACGGTCTTGTCACGGCGACCTTCATGGCCGGCTTCTTCCTGCTTGTGGCGGGCTACTTCCGGGCGGGCAGGTTCATCGACCATGTGCCCGAGGCTGTGGTCAACGGCTTCACCATCGGCATCGCGATCATCATCGCCACGAGCCAGATCAGGGATTTCCTTGGGCTCGCCATCCCCGACCTTCCGGCGGAGTTCTTCGCCAAGCTGAGGGCTCTCTGGGAGGCGCGGGGCACGCTGAACGTCACGGCGTTTGGCATTGCCATGATCGCGATGGTGCTCATCGTCTGGTTCCGCCGCATCGCGCCGCGCCTGCCGGGGCTGATCGTCGCAGTCGCGATCGCCTCGGGCCTTGCGGCGCTCGGCGGTCTGTCCGTCGACACGATACAGTCGCGCTTCGGGGACCTTCCGAACGGCCTGCCGAGGCCGCACCTGCCTGTGCTGACATGCGCGCGGTTGGCCGAACTGCTGCCATCGGCCCTCGTCATCGCGTTTCTTGCCGGAACGGAGTCCCTCCTTTCCGCGATGGTGGCGGACCGGATGATCGAAGGGCACCACAGGCCCAATGCCGAACTGACGGCGCAGGGGGCGGCCAATATCGCCTCCGCGCTGTTCGGCGGTCTGCCGGCCACCGGGGCGATTGCCCGGACCGCGACAAACATCCGGGCCGGGGGCCGGACGCCCGTCGCGGGCATTGTCCACGCGCTGAAGGTTCTTGTGGTCATGCTGGTCGCCGCGCCGCTTGCGGGTCATCTCGCGATGCCGGCCCTTGCGGCACTTCTGATCGTCACCGCCTGGAACATGAGCGAGCCTCACAAATGGGCGGAATACGCCCGCGCCCAGCCCGGAGACCGGGCGCTTCTGCTGCTGACCCTCGTGCTGACCGTCGCGGTCGATCTGACGGTCGCCATCGGGGCGGGCGTGGCTTTCGGCCTTGCCTTGCGCCTGTGGCGGCGCAGGTCGGACGGAAGCGACTGGAATCCTCCCGAGCGGTGA